The following coding sequences are from one Dermacentor andersoni chromosome 5, qqDerAnde1_hic_scaffold, whole genome shotgun sequence window:
- the LOC126532095 gene encoding luciferin 4-monooxygenase-like, producing MTVKTRNLLLVFFPYHYIKVMRCLFDFVRDTETKKPLGPRQRGDLVVRSPSLMRGYWGRLHEPITDEEGWYSTGDLCYYDKDGCLYLVARLSDYFCVRGCKYWPAEVEAMLLKCPGVHDCAVVGIPHPEAGEVAHAIVVPAPQARTLSAEHVTQFVEANASKGCRLEGGVTFVDMIPRSNRGKFVRRQLVQWIIGKREQGGINSRQDEA from the exons atgaCTGTCAAGACGCGAAACCTGCTCTTGGTGTTCTTTCCGTACCATTacatcaaggtgatgcgctgtctcttcgacTTT GTGAGGGACACAGAAACGAAAAAGCCTCTGGGACCAAGGCAACGTGGAGACCTCGTGGTGCGAAGTCCAAGCCTGATGCGTGGATACTGGGGCAGACTGCACGAGCCCATCACCGACGAAGAAGGCTGGTACAGCACAG GCGACCTGTGCTACTACGACAAAGATGGCTGTCTGTACCTAGTTGCGCGGCTGAGCGACTACTTCTGCGTCCGTGGGTGCAAGTATTGGCCAGCCGAAGTCGAGGCTATGCTGCTCAAGTGTCCAGGGGTTCATGACTGCGCCGTCGTTGGAATACCCCATCCTGAAGCTGGAGAAGTGGCGCACGCTATAGTTGTGCCCGCGCCACAAGCAAGAACACTGAGCGCAGAACACGTCACGCAATTTGTGGAAG CTAACGCATCGAAGGGATGCCGGTTGGAAGGAGGCGTCACATTTGTCGACATGATTCCACGCAGCAATAGAGGAAAGTTCGTCAGGCGTCAGCTCGTCCAGTGGATTATCGGGAAGCGAGAACAGGGAGGCATCAACAGTCGGCAAGATGAGGCGTAA